One part of the Glycine soja cultivar W05 chromosome 11, ASM419377v2, whole genome shotgun sequence genome encodes these proteins:
- the LOC114373028 gene encoding agamous-like MADS-box protein AGL80 yields the protein MARKKVDFTYISNPRKRKAALKKRKNGLLKKIDEITTLCGIQACAIIYTPDEPEPEVWPSNQGVESVIFNFRGVSESARNKRMFCQESLLMKNITLAQGQLKKLRDENRKKEIGLFLCQYFAGGNNLGKCNIIDLNDITFLADKKLEEITKKIEMLLVQEVTPATENEDKP from the exons ATGGCGAGAAAGAAGGTTGACTTTACATACATAAGCAATCCGAGGAAGAGGAAGGCTGCattgaagaaaaggaaaaatg GTTTGCTGAAAAAGATTGATGAAATCACAACCCTTTGTGGCATTCAGGCATGCGCTATAATTTATACTCCAGACGAACCTGAGCCTGAGGTTTGGCCATCCAACCAAGGAGTGGAAAGTGTGATTTTCAACTTTAGGGGAGTTTCTGAATCGGCACGAAACAAAAGAATGTTTTGTCAAGAGTCACTTTTAATGAAAAACATAACCTTAGCACAAGGGCAGCTCAAGAAACTTAGGGATGAAAAcagaaagaaggagataggCCTTTTCTTGTGTCAATACTTTGCTGGTGGTAACAACCTTGGCAAGTGCAACATTATTGATCTGAATGATATCACGTTCTTGGCTGATAAAAAATTGGAGGAGATtacaaagaaaattgaaatgctCCTTGTCCAAGAGGTGACACCAGCTACTGAAAATGAGGATAAACCGTGA